A genomic stretch from Candidatus Kapaibacterium thiocyanatum includes:
- a CDS encoding Holliday junction DNA helicase RuvB encodes MESSRADDDLDASLRPSHFSEFTGQPRIVENLKIFIAAARGRGEALDHVLLTGPPGLGKTTLSYIIAREMGTQIKATSGPVLEKPGDLAGLLTNLEEGDILFIDEIHRLSPVVEEYLYSAMEDFRLDIMIDSGPSARSIQLSLPRFTLIGATTRAGSLTAPLRSRFGVVNRLDYYDHAELARVITRSAELLGAPIDRDGAEELARRSRGTPRIANRLLRRTRDFADVKGTGTITREIARIALAALDVDEYGLDEMDKRVLLAVIEKFNGGPVGISTIAVAVGEEPGTLEEVYEPFLIQQGFLQRTPRGRTATPLAYRHFGVRPQTTDSGLFDQEAEA; translated from the coding sequence ATGGAATCCTCGCGCGCGGACGACGATCTCGACGCATCGTTGCGCCCATCCCATTTCAGCGAATTCACGGGGCAGCCCAGGATCGTCGAGAATCTCAAGATCTTCATCGCCGCCGCCCGAGGCCGCGGCGAAGCCCTCGACCACGTTCTGCTGACAGGCCCTCCGGGCCTGGGCAAGACGACGCTGAGCTACATCATCGCACGCGAGATGGGTACGCAGATCAAGGCAACGTCAGGACCGGTCCTCGAAAAACCCGGAGATCTGGCAGGCCTGCTCACGAATCTCGAAGAAGGCGACATCCTCTTCATCGACGAGATCCATCGCCTCAGCCCCGTCGTGGAGGAATACCTGTATTCCGCCATGGAGGATTTCCGCCTCGACATCATGATCGACTCCGGGCCATCGGCGCGATCGATCCAGCTCTCCCTGCCGCGGTTCACGCTCATCGGCGCCACCACACGGGCGGGGTCGCTCACGGCTCCGCTGCGCTCGCGTTTCGGCGTCGTGAACAGACTCGACTACTACGATCATGCCGAGCTCGCGCGTGTCATCACACGATCGGCCGAACTGCTCGGCGCTCCGATCGACCGCGACGGTGCGGAAGAACTGGCACGGCGTTCGCGTGGTACACCGCGTATCGCCAACCGGCTGCTCCGTCGTACACGAGACTTCGCCGACGTCAAGGGTACGGGAACGATCACACGCGAGATCGCACGCATCGCGCTCGCCGCACTCGACGTCGACGAATACGGCCTCGACGAGATGGACAAGCGCGTCCTCCTCGCCGTCATCGAGAAGTTCAACGGCGGACCGGTCGGCATCTCCACCATCGCTGTCGCCGTCGGCGAAGAGCCGGGCACGCTGGAGGAAGTGTACGAACCCTTCCTCATCCAGCAGGGCTTCCTGCAACGCACTCCACGCGGACGCACGGCCACGCCGCTGGCCTACCGGCATTTCGGCGTACGGCCGCAAACGACGGATTCGGGACTCTTCGATCAGGAGGCAGAAGCATGA
- a CDS encoding elongation factor 4 — MVTLGSMNQFRNFCIIAHIDHGKSTLADRLLEMTGRVTQREMVYNQILDDNPLEQERGITIKLHAIQMEYRSKAGDTYQLNLIDTPGHVDFSYEVSRSLHACEGALLVVDATQGVEAQTISNLYMAIEQGLEIIPVINKIDLPSAVTTIDTVKQQVIDLLGCKEDELILASAKAGIGIEEILEAVVARIPAPKGDPDKPLRALIYDSIFDAYRGVIVNVRVFDGRLREKDKILFMATGQTYDVDEVGILHMKRHRTGEISAGNVGYFTAAIRRLQDTKVGDTVTLSGNRCETAIDGFREVKPMVFSGIYPADSDDFEDLREALGKLTLNDAAISFEPESSSALGFGFRCGFLGLLHMEIVQERLEREFNQTIVTTVPNVRYHVVTTKGEELWVDNPAQLPNPTLIEVIEEPYIKAQIIAPTEYIGTIMKLCMDRRGTMLGQTYISPTRVDMSFELPLAEVVFDFYDKLKSNTRGYASLDYEYSDYKPGELVRLDILLNGEQVDALSSIVHRQKAYEWGKKLTSKLKELIPRQMFEVAIQAAIGAKIVARDSIAAMRKNVLAKCYGGDISRKRKLIEKQKEGKKRMKQVGRVEIPQEAFLAVLSIDD; from the coding sequence ATGGTAACTTTGGGGTCTATGAATCAATTCCGAAACTTCTGCATCATCGCGCACATCGACCACGGCAAGTCGACCCTTGCCGATCGCCTCCTCGAGATGACGGGGCGCGTCACCCAGCGCGAGATGGTCTACAATCAGATCCTCGACGACAACCCGCTCGAACAGGAACGCGGGATCACGATCAAACTGCACGCCATCCAGATGGAGTACAGGTCCAAGGCTGGCGACACCTATCAGCTCAACCTGATCGACACACCCGGCCACGTCGACTTTTCCTACGAAGTCTCTCGCTCGCTCCATGCCTGCGAGGGCGCCCTCCTCGTCGTGGATGCCACGCAGGGTGTGGAAGCCCAGACCATTTCGAACCTCTACATGGCCATCGAACAAGGGCTGGAAATCATTCCGGTGATCAACAAGATCGACCTGCCGAGCGCCGTGACGACGATCGACACCGTCAAGCAGCAGGTCATCGACCTGCTCGGATGCAAGGAGGACGAACTCATCCTCGCCTCGGCCAAGGCCGGTATCGGGATCGAGGAAATCCTCGAAGCGGTCGTGGCCCGCATCCCCGCACCGAAGGGAGACCCCGACAAACCGCTGCGCGCGTTGATCTACGATTCCATCTTCGACGCCTATCGCGGCGTCATCGTCAACGTCCGCGTCTTCGACGGCCGCCTCAGGGAAAAGGACAAGATCCTGTTCATGGCTACGGGACAGACCTACGACGTCGACGAAGTGGGCATCCTCCACATGAAGCGTCATCGTACCGGCGAGATCTCCGCCGGCAACGTCGGCTACTTCACGGCCGCCATCCGGCGTCTGCAGGACACGAAGGTCGGTGATACGGTCACACTGTCGGGCAACAGGTGCGAAACCGCCATCGACGGCTTCCGTGAAGTGAAGCCCATGGTCTTCAGCGGTATCTATCCCGCCGACAGCGACGACTTCGAGGACCTGCGCGAAGCTCTCGGCAAGCTCACGCTGAACGATGCCGCCATCTCCTTCGAACCGGAAAGCTCGTCGGCACTCGGCTTCGGATTCCGGTGTGGCTTCCTCGGACTCCTCCACATGGAAATCGTGCAGGAACGTCTGGAACGCGAGTTCAACCAGACCATCGTCACCACCGTCCCCAACGTGCGTTATCACGTCGTCACGACGAAGGGCGAAGAGCTGTGGGTGGACAATCCGGCCCAGCTCCCGAATCCTACGTTGATCGAAGTGATCGAAGAGCCATATATCAAGGCCCAGATCATCGCCCCCACGGAGTATATCGGCACGATCATGAAGTTGTGCATGGATCGCCGCGGTACGATGCTCGGTCAGACGTATATTTCGCCGACGCGCGTGGACATGAGCTTCGAATTGCCTCTCGCCGAAGTGGTCTTCGATTTCTACGACAAGCTCAAGAGCAATACGCGAGGTTATGCCTCGCTCGACTACGAATATTCGGACTACAAGCCGGGTGAGCTGGTGCGGCTGGACATCCTGCTGAACGGCGAGCAGGTGGACGCGCTCTCGTCGATCGTCCATCGCCAGAAAGCCTACGAATGGGGCAAGAAGCTCACGAGCAAGCTCAAGGAACTCATCCCCCGGCAGATGTTCGAAGTGGCCATCCAGGCTGCCATCGGAGCCAAGATCGTGGCGCGGGACAGCATCGCGGCAATGCGGAAGAACGTATTGGCCAAGTGCTATGGCGGCGACATCTCGCGGAAGCGCAAACTGATTGAAAAGCAGAAGGAAGGCAAGAAGCGGATGAAGCAGGTGGGCCGGGTGGAAATCCCGCAGGAAGCCTTCCTCGCCGTTCTTTCCATCGATGATTGA
- a CDS encoding signal peptidase I, which yields MIERLLRRLLVAVVFLAATVIVFFGTFSAPTGSMERTISSGDFVIVNKFRFGLNTQNLVPLFGSLLSFKPLLQWSGPERGEVVVFIHPGKRDVVTPTVGEYYLKRCVAVAGDTVTIRGGRLYVNSHFVPDAPYARPSAETPEMRMMRNKDEQYLTFPAGYGYTSDDYGPLRVPRIGDTLWLEGKAFAAWSVFIEREGHEVDGNSRTIDGTPANRYVVEQDYVFCLGDNRDNSLDSRFDGCVPVRNLYGSPLAIAWSWDISQPLPDRFSTIRWSRIGQCIE from the coding sequence ATGATCGAACGCCTCCTTCGTCGTCTGCTGGTGGCCGTCGTCTTCCTCGCCGCCACCGTCATCGTCTTCTTCGGCACCTTCAGTGCACCGACAGGTTCGATGGAGCGGACGATTTCGAGCGGCGACTTCGTCATCGTGAACAAGTTCCGGTTCGGCCTCAATACACAGAATCTCGTCCCCTTGTTCGGCAGCCTGCTATCGTTCAAGCCCCTGCTGCAATGGTCGGGTCCTGAACGCGGCGAAGTCGTCGTCTTCATCCATCCCGGCAAACGCGACGTCGTGACGCCCACCGTCGGTGAATACTATCTCAAGCGCTGCGTGGCCGTCGCGGGTGATACGGTGACGATACGCGGAGGCCGGCTCTACGTCAACAGCCACTTCGTGCCCGATGCCCCGTATGCCCGCCCCTCGGCCGAAACACCGGAAATGCGGATGATGCGGAACAAGGACGAACAGTATCTGACGTTCCCCGCCGGCTACGGCTACACCTCCGACGATTATGGCCCGCTGCGCGTCCCCCGGATCGGAGACACACTGTGGCTCGAGGGAAAAGCCTTCGCAGCCTGGTCTGTCTTCATCGAGCGCGAAGGACACGAGGTCGACGGCAATTCGCGGACGATCGACGGCACTCCCGCGAATCGCTACGTGGTCGAACAGGACTACGTCTTCTGTCTGGGCGACAACCGCGACAACTCCCTCGACTCGCGCTTCGACGGCTGCGTCCCCGTACGCAATCTCTACGGTAGTCCCCTGGCCATCGCCTGGTCATGGGACATCTCACAACCACTGCCGGATCGATTCTCCACGATCCGATGGTCCCGTATCGGTCAATGCATCGAATGA
- a CDS encoding acyl-CoA thioesterase, with amino-acid sequence MKTPAESEVFMTHLVLPNDTNQLGNLLGGKLMHWIDIAAALAAMRHSGRVCVTASVDEISFNEPIKLGHMVLIKAVLTRAFRTSMEVYVEVEREDPLNGTRTRTSSAFLTFVAIDQYGKPLPAPPIEPQSTEEISRFEEAAIRRESRLRYRETILARRG; translated from the coding sequence ATGAAAACACCCGCCGAATCCGAAGTCTTCATGACGCATCTCGTCTTGCCGAACGACACGAACCAGCTCGGCAACCTTCTCGGAGGGAAGCTCATGCACTGGATCGACATCGCCGCCGCCCTGGCAGCGATGCGCCATTCGGGTCGCGTATGCGTGACGGCATCGGTGGACGAGATCAGCTTCAACGAACCGATCAAGCTCGGTCACATGGTCCTTATCAAGGCCGTACTCACGCGCGCCTTCCGCACATCGATGGAAGTCTACGTGGAAGTGGAGCGCGAGGATCCTCTCAACGGTACGCGTACGCGTACGTCGAGCGCCTTCCTGACCTTCGTGGCCATCGATCAATACGGCAAGCCCCTTCCCGCACCGCCCATCGAACCGCAGTCGACGGAAGAGATCTCCCGCTTCGAAGAAGCGGCCATTCGCCGCGAGTCCCGTCTGCGCTACCGCGAAACGATTCTGGCGCGCCGGGGATGA
- a CDS encoding signal peptidase I, protein MISLRDVLWTALAATATALLLKIFVIGAFMIPSHSMERTLLAGDYIVVSKLAYTIGSVERGDVIVFRGPDTTGPDDDRPLIKRVVAVGGDSLVLTPNEIFVNDMRLPTPPLSAAPGPVSIADSGILRLRIPEGRLFVIGDNRANSYDSRYWGLLDSTRIIGKPLFVYWSYGPSTDDTAKHVRWGRLFSMIR, encoded by the coding sequence ATGATCTCCCTACGCGACGTGTTATGGACGGCGCTTGCGGCTACTGCAACAGCGCTCCTGCTGAAGATCTTCGTGATCGGTGCATTCATGATTCCGTCCCATTCGATGGAACGGACGCTGCTCGCGGGCGACTACATCGTCGTCAGCAAACTCGCCTATACCATCGGCTCCGTCGAGCGCGGCGACGTCATCGTCTTCCGTGGCCCGGATACGACAGGACCGGACGACGACCGCCCGCTCATCAAGCGCGTCGTGGCCGTCGGCGGCGACAGCCTGGTACTCACACCGAACGAAATCTTCGTCAACGACATGCGTCTGCCCACACCGCCGCTGAGTGCGGCGCCCGGCCCTGTCAGCATCGCCGACTCGGGGATCCTGCGTCTGCGCATTCCCGAGGGACGTCTGTTCGTCATCGGCGACAACCGTGCCAACAGCTACGACTCGCGATATTGGGGTCTGCTGGACAGTACGCGGATCATCGGCAAACCGCTCTTCGTCTACTGGTCCTACGGTCCGTCCACCGACGATACCGCGAAGCACGTGCGATGGGGCCGCCTCTTCTCCATGATCAGATGA
- a CDS encoding proline--tRNA ligase yields the protein MSKEITSRAEDYSQWYIDLVRKAGLADYSAVKGCMVIKPYGFGIWENMRDQLDRMFKETGHVNAYFPLFIPKSFLSKEAAHVEGFAKECAVVTHYRLKNADDGSGVIVDPDAKLEEELIVRPTSETIIWNTYRDWIQSYRDLPLLINQWANVVRWEMRTRLFLRTAEFLWQEGHTAHATAQEAIEETRKMLDVYATFAEEWMALPVVKGVKTANERFAGAVDTYCIEALMQDGKALQAGTSHFLGQNFAKAFDVQFSSKDNTLEYVWATSWGVSTRLMGALVMAHSDDEGLIIPPRLAPTQVVIVPIPKPLPELTEVADRIAAELRAKGIRVKIDNDDQNRPGYKFAEYEKLGIPVRLALGARDLANGTIEVARRDTKEKSSVTLDGLATTIETLLADIQRTMFERARAYRDDHITRVDTWEQFVEVLDGKSGFISAHWDGTPETEELIKTETKATIRCIPLDNPQEDGVCIRTGKPSTQRVLFARAY from the coding sequence ATGTCAAAAGAAATCACCTCCCGCGCCGAAGATTATTCGCAATGGTATATCGATCTCGTTCGCAAGGCCGGCCTTGCCGACTATTCAGCCGTGAAGGGCTGTATGGTGATCAAGCCGTACGGCTTCGGCATCTGGGAGAACATGCGCGACCAGCTCGACAGGATGTTCAAGGAAACGGGCCACGTCAACGCCTACTTCCCGCTCTTCATTCCGAAGAGCTTCCTCAGCAAGGAAGCCGCCCACGTGGAAGGCTTCGCCAAGGAATGCGCCGTCGTGACGCACTACCGCCTGAAGAATGCCGACGACGGCAGCGGCGTCATCGTCGACCCCGATGCCAAACTCGAGGAAGAGCTGATCGTCCGCCCGACGTCCGAGACCATCATCTGGAATACATATCGCGACTGGATCCAGTCCTATCGTGACCTGCCACTGCTGATCAACCAGTGGGCCAACGTCGTTCGCTGGGAGATGCGCACACGCCTCTTCCTGCGCACCGCCGAATTCCTCTGGCAGGAAGGGCATACGGCACACGCCACCGCCCAGGAAGCCATCGAGGAAACACGGAAGATGCTGGACGTCTATGCGACGTTCGCCGAAGAGTGGATGGCCCTGCCCGTCGTCAAGGGCGTGAAGACGGCCAACGAACGGTTCGCCGGCGCCGTCGACACGTACTGCATCGAAGCGCTGATGCAGGATGGCAAGGCCCTGCAGGCCGGAACCTCCCACTTCCTCGGGCAGAACTTCGCCAAGGCCTTCGACGTGCAGTTCAGCTCGAAGGACAACACGCTGGAATATGTCTGGGCCACGTCATGGGGCGTGAGTACACGTCTGATGGGCGCGCTCGTCATGGCGCACTCGGACGACGAAGGTCTGATCATCCCGCCGAGACTCGCACCGACGCAGGTCGTCATCGTGCCGATTCCCAAGCCGCTGCCCGAACTCACGGAAGTCGCGGATCGTATCGCCGCTGAACTGCGTGCGAAGGGTATCCGCGTGAAGATCGACAACGACGATCAGAACCGCCCCGGATACAAGTTCGCCGAATACGAGAAGCTCGGCATTCCCGTACGCCTGGCCCTCGGAGCCCGCGACCTCGCCAACGGAACGATCGAAGTGGCACGCCGCGACACGAAGGAGAAATCGAGCGTCACCCTCGACGGTCTTGCGACCACCATCGAAACGCTGCTGGCCGACATCCAGCGCACCATGTTCGAACGTGCGCGTGCCTATCGCGACGATCACATCACGCGCGTGGACACCTGGGAGCAGTTCGTCGAAGTGCTCGACGGCAAGAGCGGCTTCATCAGCGCACACTGGGACGGAACCCCGGAAACCGAAGAACTCATCAAGACCGAGACCAAGGCCACGATCCGCTGCATTCCGCTGGACAATCCCCAGGAAGACGGCGTCTGCATCCGTACAGGCAAGCCGTCCACACAGCGTGTACTGTTCGCGCGGGCATACTGA
- a CDS encoding GTPase Era has product MTDTQNTTEPIDTRCGTVAIIGRPNAGKSTLLNAILGTHLSIVTSKPQTTRKRVLGILTDETTQLIFIDTPGILVPRYKMQRSMMGFVGEALDEADVICLIVDVVKAVEHKTIIDPMIAPLLKKHNRPVVLVLNKMDALPVKKEALPLMEEARQSGLFTRAIAISASDETYVEDLVYILKGLVPEGPFIHGEDELSTQPQRFFVAELIREVIFRKYKEEIPYASEVAILEFKEREQGKWYIAADVYVERDTQKAIMIGAKGAALKQVGEEARAAIEEHLGQPVFLELFVKVRQDWRNDRNQLADLGY; this is encoded by the coding sequence ATGACCGACACACAGAACACCACGGAACCGATCGACACCCGCTGCGGTACGGTCGCCATCATCGGACGCCCGAATGCGGGCAAGTCCACGTTGCTCAATGCCATTCTCGGTACGCACCTCTCCATCGTCACGTCCAAGCCCCAGACGACGCGCAAGCGCGTGCTGGGCATCCTGACGGACGAGACGACGCAGCTCATCTTCATCGACACACCGGGCATCCTGGTCCCGCGATACAAGATGCAGCGCTCCATGATGGGCTTCGTGGGCGAAGCCCTCGACGAAGCCGACGTCATTTGCCTCATCGTCGATGTCGTCAAGGCCGTGGAGCACAAGACGATCATCGACCCGATGATCGCCCCCCTTCTGAAGAAGCACAACCGTCCTGTCGTCCTCGTACTGAACAAGATGGACGCCCTGCCCGTGAAGAAGGAAGCCCTCCCCCTGATGGAGGAGGCGCGTCAGAGCGGCCTCTTCACGCGGGCCATCGCCATCTCGGCGTCGGACGAGACGTACGTCGAAGACCTGGTCTACATCCTCAAGGGCCTGGTTCCCGAAGGCCCCTTCATCCACGGTGAAGACGAGCTCAGCACGCAGCCCCAACGCTTCTTCGTCGCCGAGCTCATCCGTGAAGTCATCTTCCGGAAGTACAAGGAAGAGATTCCCTATGCGAGCGAGGTGGCCATCCTCGAGTTCAAGGAACGGGAACAGGGCAAATGGTATATCGCCGCCGACGTCTACGTCGAGCGGGATACGCAGAAGGCCATCATGATCGGCGCCAAGGGTGCGGCACTCAAGCAGGTAGGCGAAGAAGCCCGCGCGGCGATCGAGGAGCACCTCGGCCAGCCCGTCTTCCTCGAACTCTTCGTCAAGGTCCGCCAGGACTGGCGTAACGACCGCAACCAGCTGGCCGACCTCGGCTACTGA
- a CDS encoding signal peptidase I translates to MYKTRKAKKLAQKAPETFFEHLWSWVKTLVWAITVVTIVNGLALASFTVPTGSMESTVLAGDFVFVNKFIYGPSTPQIIPFLNMPLPYYKLPALSPPDQGDIIVFIFPGNRDQVEADNFEYYLKRCVAVAGDTLQIRSGHIFVNGKEFPLPEHARFEDMAPEEREMSHLRDRMLSFPPGRGWDRDNWGPLRIPKEGDVIPLTRENIREWATFIMREGHAIDTERMTIDGSPASSYTVERDYVFGMGDNRDNSLDSRFWGFIPEHDVVGTPMIVYWSWDNVDPVLSARVGVQMERSLWEKLKRIRWSRIGTIVR, encoded by the coding sequence ATGTACAAGACCCGCAAGGCGAAGAAGCTGGCGCAGAAAGCACCCGAGACCTTCTTCGAGCATCTGTGGTCATGGGTGAAGACGCTCGTATGGGCCATCACGGTCGTGACCATCGTCAACGGCCTGGCCCTCGCATCGTTCACCGTACCGACGGGATCGATGGAGTCCACCGTACTGGCAGGTGACTTCGTCTTCGTGAACAAGTTCATCTACGGTCCGAGCACGCCGCAGATCATCCCCTTCCTGAACATGCCGCTGCCCTACTACAAGCTGCCGGCATTGAGCCCGCCGGACCAGGGCGACATCATCGTCTTCATCTTCCCGGGCAACCGCGATCAGGTGGAGGCCGACAACTTCGAATACTATCTCAAACGCTGCGTCGCCGTCGCCGGTGACACGCTCCAGATCAGGAGCGGACACATCTTCGTCAATGGCAAGGAATTCCCGCTGCCCGAACATGCCCGCTTCGAGGACATGGCTCCGGAAGAACGCGAGATGTCCCACCTGCGCGATCGCATGCTGTCCTTCCCTCCCGGACGCGGCTGGGACCGCGACAACTGGGGCCCCCTGCGCATTCCGAAGGAAGGCGACGTGATCCCGCTGACGCGCGAGAACATCCGCGAATGGGCCACCTTCATCATGCGTGAAGGTCATGCCATCGATACGGAACGCATGACCATCGACGGTAGTCCGGCATCGTCCTATACCGTGGAACGCGACTACGTCTTCGGCATGGGCGACAACCGCGACAACTCCCTCGACTCACGCTTCTGGGGCTTCATTCCCGAACATGACGTCGTGGGAACGCCGATGATCGTCTACTGGTCGTGGGACAACGTCGATCCCGTCCTGTCGGCCCGCGTCGGTGTCCAGATGGAACGTTCGCTCTGGGAGAAGCTCAAACGCATCCGCTGGTCGCGGATCGGCACCATCGTGCGATGA